One Phaseolus vulgaris cultivar G19833 chromosome 4, P. vulgaris v2.0, whole genome shotgun sequence DNA window includes the following coding sequences:
- the LOC137838752 gene encoding uncharacterized mitochondrial protein AtMg00810-like has product MIDKTLFIKKSNSEIILVQIYVDDIIIGATQDSLCEEFVPAMQESRQNIMFTVSLSVRYQANPKESQFKAGKRILKYLKGTTNVGCKLDRKCTSGTCHLLGSCLISWHSKKQACVALSTT; this is encoded by the exons atgattgacaaaacgctcttcatcaagaagtcaaattctgaaattatcctagtacaaatctatgttgatgacatcatcatTGGTGCTAcccaagatagtttgtgtgaagaatttgtgccagctatgcaag AAAGTAGACAGAATATCATGTTTACCGTATCTCTTTCTgtaagatatcaagcaaatccaaaggaatctcagttcaaagctggaaaaagaattcttaaatatctcaaaggaacaaccaATGTTG gatgTAAGCTAGACAGAAAatgcacaagtggcacttgtcatcttcttggatcATGCCTCATCTCTTGGCATagtaagaagcaagcttgtgtagctctttctaCTACATAG